The Xiphophorus couchianus chromosome 3, X_couchianus-1.0, whole genome shotgun sequence genome segment gagaCGACTGATCAGACGGATGCAACAGATCCTGCAGTAAATCAAACTAAACAGTCATTTCCACAGACAGAGCCACAGGAATCGCAGCATGTTGGGTTCACTTCGGTCAGAGCGGCTACAGAAAGGCTCCGGGGTTCGATCGAGGGTCCTTCAGGTTCCGGTACTTATGGGTCAGCCACACGCCAAGAATCTGGAACAAACAGGAAGAGCTTTTAAATGTCCACCGAGCTTCACCCTGACTGGAGGCATCGAGCCTCCAGGCGCATCGATCAGCCGACTGACCGACTGACCGACCGACCGACCTCAGTGAAGCTGAAGAAGAGGCCGATGCCGCCCACGAAGCGCAGCACCTGGCCGGCGTACTCCTGCAGGATCTGTGCGCAGCTCCTGCAGGACTCCGGGGTGGCGAAGCATTGCTGAACGGCGGCAGGACAGAGTCAGAGAAAACACATCGAGTTCCAGCAGAggggaggaaggaggaagaggttTGACTCACAGCGGGGCAGGAGTCGCTTTGGTTAACAGAAGAGAAGCCGCAGCAGTTCAGAGTTTTCTCCACGTCTTCCCGAGTCACTTCGGACTTGTTCCAGCCGACCTCCAGCAGCTGGTTCTGGTCATGAAACCACATTTAGAGTCAAAGGCTGAATTCACACAACCAGACATGAAACCCAGACAGTCGACTGAATGAAACGATTCTAATGCAGCATCAGGGTCGATTAAAAATGATAACATCAGGAGAAATCATacagaataaaatctaaatcatgagataatataacaaaaatagaaaatattacaagaagttgtaatattaccagaatagaCTATTAAAACTActttgttattttgactttattctcataaagttttttttcttaggaTGATCATAGTTTTCTCTGTCATTCAGTTTTGATCTTTATGAAAATatgatgcatttgttttcacacaGACATGAGGAGCAACAGCTGCTGCCGCCATTCTGTCCTGAAAACGGGTCGTCGCTCAGTTCGGTTCTACGTGACCCAACGTCGTCTGtcagaaccagacagaaccCATCAGAACCCATCAGAACCGTCCTGTTCCTCAGCCAGGACTGTTGTCCATCTTTTGATGAAAAACCTGGAGAGGATTTTGGACTGGAAGGCAGCAGACGTTGCTCTAAAAGCCTCATCGCTGCTGAAAGGTGAGGAAACGGTCCACACCCAAACCATCAGAACCCGGCTGAAGGTTTTGGTCGCCGACGACCTGGATTCTCCTTCCTCAGACATCTGGAGCACTGATTTACGATTATTTCTAGTAAATCGATTATTCTGAAGATTAAATTGGGTAAAACAAAACggccacattctgcagatttgaaGCCGTTTTTATCCagtattaaatacattaaaagatgaacaacaaataactgtttataaaataagaaaaacatcttattgtctaaaatgcagCAACAGCATTCATTTAGTAATCATTGGATCATTTGTAGCACTAAAATATACCAGCAACAAGTGAAACCTCAGACTTTTCTGCTCCACTTAATTCAAcagcataataaataaatcatcacgattaatcggaCTAGTTTGTACCATTTAGAACAAAGTTCAGTTTCCGCTATTCGTAAAACCACATGTGTAAAAACTTTAAAGCTTTGCAGAaggaaaataatctaaaaatctTACAACTAAATGTTAGATCATTTAATTCAGCAGAGATGGACCGACCTGTTGGTCCGTGTTGAGAGCCAGACAAGCGCAGGAGATGGAgaactgcagcacaaacactacAAACAGGATCATCATGTACTGGTGGAGGTTGAGGAACTCTGACATCCTGGAAGGGGAGGAGATGAACCGTGGACCGGAACCGACGTAAAGGATACGAAGAAGAGCAGGACCTGCTGGTGCTTCAGGGCGCCGCAAAGCCCCACCAAGGccaccagcagcaggaagaCGCCCACGCCGATGACCGCCGCCACCACGCTGATGCTGGAGACCAGGCCGAACCATTTCCCCCAGGCAGCCACCCCGATCAGCAGCAGACTCACCATCTGAGGGGAGCAGAAAAATCAGGCCACTCATGCATAAAACGAGGATGCGCAGAAAAATGGCATATTTCATACACAAGTCGACATGTAGAAAAATGAACGTGGTGTGAAAGTTTGCATAGCGCCATCTTCCTGTAGTTAGTGAGCGGCGCACACAAAGCACCCAAACTCAAAGAAACACCGAAATGTGACTTCAGTCTTTAACTCCAGGACCAGATGTTTTTCAGAGTTATGTTATCGTTTAATCTTAAACGACGAAACTGAGACACATTTATCATCTTACAGGTAACACACACAAACTTatataaaagacataaaatgactgaaaatactACTTGCATATAAAAACCTGATTCAAATGTAAATGATTTGTTTCTGATGCATGTTGTATGTGGGTCACTTTTGTTctgagtgaaaaataaaacgaCCAGCAGATCAACTCCAAATCGGACAGGTTTGATGAAGGTGTGTGTAATGATGGCAGCTTCGGTTCTGCTGGAGAACGTCACCAATGGAAGAACTCGGAGCGAGTGTGTGTCGGACGGTTCTGTTCTGCTGGGTTCGTTATCCTTAGATTGATCAGAGCCATCATCTTCACAGCAACAGTTCTACGCACTTTGAGATTttcctttgaataaaaaaaaattttagtcactaaatttgatcatttactattaacaaaattgtgaatttttttttttttttaactgtcttGTGCCAAAACATTTTGTACGTGACCCATATCTATGAGCGTCTGAACGTCCTAAACCTAAATGTTACTGGTCAGTTAAGTTTGTTTGGCCTCTTAAATTAAATGCTTGTATGCagtgaagctaaaaattaataatcagacTGAAGAATGGTCATGGGAGCTTTTTAACGCAGattgttttttgtggtttcgCTTTTAAGTTGAACCACCGTGACATCTGCCGCGCTCTGCAGCCTGCAGAACTTTTGACATTCTAACTTTATTTTAGtggacaaatattttttgtacacGTAAAACTATTAGTAGCATATTAAGGAAACTTTGGTGctgtttctttcattcagtGGATCCTGACGGTCCACTAAATGTAGAGACAAAAGCTGCATTTTGCCAAAGTGCATcccaaacataaaaactgagaaaagacACTGATGTAGAAACTCGATAAGTTTTCCTGGCAAACTTAGACATCGtctgctttttcattttgcttttagaTGCTTTCTTCACTGAGCTAACGAACCTCTACCAAAACGACCTGAGGAAACTTCAGGAAGTTGGACATGATCTTCAACTAATTAGAATTTAAATACTAATATAGtactaatataataataatatttaaatatagcatttaaattagcatttttcaaACTGCACATCGCAACAAACCCTGGAAGATggactgcaaaaaataaaaaagcataacTTGAGTCAACATGTGGCCAGTTGATGCATTTCAACCTGCTGGTGTTGAGATGACTGTCACTTTATAACCGTgtccaaaaacacacaacaggcGGAAAGGTTAACAAAGAGTCGCTTCCTGCTGGCTGGCAGCACAGCAGAGTAACATTCTGTAGCTTGTAAGCGTTTCCTGTGAAACCCGATAAGGAGGAAGGAACAGGCATGGTCAGGGTTGCTGGGGGCTACAGACACACAGCAAGCAAATGCAACCTACAGCTGGTCTTTTCACAGCGGTCTGAACGGCTCAATTCAATCCTTTTGCCTTCCAAAAAAATCCAATCCGTGCCACTTAGGCTCCactcacactgcagcctgaagtgacccaaagcCAGTTTTTTGCCCCCATGGGAACTgcatctgatcttttcatgacactttgaacaacacagatcagatttttacaAATGCCACCCAGAATATGTGGTCCTAAATCTGGTATGCATCAGATCTTTACAAATGAGTTGGATTCATCCGACCTGGAGGTCACTGGTACTTaacagaaacaagactgaaGTTATTGTCTTTgaacctaaagaggaacaatctagagtcacacacagcttcagttattacagctgaaaaccagaaatcaggctgaaatctgggagaagtgatgaactctgacctgaaccttcagagccacataaagacggtcACAAAGTCAGACTTCTATCACCTTTAGGAtcagaggactaatgtctctgcatcagagaaactcatccatgtgtttatctttagtcacactgattactgcaacagtgtctttacAAGTCTTactaaaaaattaataaaatcaatcctccagctgctgctgatccagaacgctgctgctggcattctgactaaaaccaggaagatggagcgATCACCCAGTTCTGCAGTTCTTCCACTGGATCCCTGTAGcccagagaatagactttaaaatactgatgttagtttataaatcaccacattacattaaagatctgctgttgttgtatcaacagaccttccagacctctcaggttctcaGGGGCTTCTTCTGCGCATGCAGGTGGTTTTGGGGACACAGAAGTCTGACTGCATTCAgatttaattatgaaaaagaCCAGgccaaagtaagaaaaaaagaaaagtctgattTCAGCAAAGAATTGGAATGGAGCATCCAGACCTGCTGGGTGAACACAGCGGTCAGAGAGTTTCCTGACTGGGCGGAGCGGCAGCCACAGCCCAGCTTTAAGCCTCTGGATCTTCAGGGAAAGCAGGTTGAGCAGGTGGAGACAGACGGACACCAGGCATCTTTACCAGACACcgaaattatttataataacGCCTCCAACTTCTCAGGAAGCTGAGATATTTTAACATCAGCAGATTACTGTAATCATGGTTACTGTAATCAACAGTAACCATGGTTACCAACATGGAAAATCACATGTTGGTACAACTTTATTActatcaaacagaaaaaattcaTAAACTGGTGAGATAACCGGCTCATCACAAGCTTCCATCTCCAAGCGCAGGTTAACCCAACTGCAGAACTTTGTTCTCATTGTGCAGCTGCataatgaacattttcagtttggttGTTTGTCACAACCTCTCTGAACCTTTTGCCCCCTATCCACTCAAACCTATTATGTAATTGGTCTGAATTTCTTaggtgtgtttatttaaaacagctaCTCGGCTTCCATGAGCCTCCGCTCCCACTAAGGGATGGGCAGCAACATCACTGTGGAGTCTGTCATGGGTTTCAGTCAACTCAAAGGTTTCAACTGACATTTAGAGGTGTGTCTATAAATATTAGCTTCTTTCTCTAATTAAATCCTCACAGATGTTGAACCtggtgttttcacatttt includes the following:
- the LOC114139893 gene encoding tetraspanin-13, with amino-acid sequence MVCGGFICTKNALSALNVLYIMVSLLLIGVAAWGKWFGLVSSISVVAAVIGVGVFLLLVALVGLCGALKHQQVLLFFYMMILFVVFVLQFSISCACLALNTDQQNQLLEVGWNKSEVTREDVEKTLNCCGFSSVNQSDSCPAQCFATPESCRSCAQILQEYAGQVLRFVGGIGLFFSFTEILGVWLTHKYRNLKDPRSNPGAFL